In Gouania willdenowi chromosome 17, fGouWil2.1, whole genome shotgun sequence, one DNA window encodes the following:
- the LOC114479694 gene encoding E3 ubiquitin-protein ligase RNF186-like, translating to MAEAVGTGDRPVSALSNVSDSRSGDEYECKICFNLFDLDRHSPKALSCSHTFCRECLDTLYRREGRGWRIGCPLCRHRTAVPDHRVDNLSDNAALTGTLHFKNPVYSSSSSDTRGAERQYVSSTVSLDTDDGFDTCTHVAFAISCVCVIFSVLAMVVLLFLGLIFVHNFHHIESSFGPVCLFAASVLALFSLILTWLICMLKSRPETDTNSFTMM from the coding sequence ATGGCGGAGGCGGTCGGTACTGGAGACAGACCCGTCTCTGCACTATCCAACGTGTCTGACTCACGCTCCGGTGATGAATATGAATGCAAAATCTGCTTCAACCTCTTCGACCTGGACCGACACAGCCCCAAAGCGCTGAGCTGCTCGCACACCTTCTGCAGGGAGTGTCTGGACACCCTTTACCGCCGGGAGGGCCGGGGCTGGAGGATCGGCTGCCCGCTGTGTCGCCACCGGACCGCGGTGCCGGACCACCGTGTGGACAATCTCTCCGACAACGCTGCACTGACCGGAACGCTCCACTTCAAAAACCCCGTGtattcatcatcatcctcagacACACGAGGGGCGGAGCGTCAGTATGTTTCATCCACCGTCTCCCTGGACACCGACGATGGCTTTGACACCTGCACGCACGTTGCCTTTGCGATAAGCTGCGTGTGCGTCATCTTCTCCGTGCTGGCCATGGTGGTGCTGCTGTTCCTGGGGCTGATCTTTGTGCACAACTTCCATCACATCGAGTCGTCCTTCGGCCCCGTGTGCCTGTTCGCAGCCAGCGTGCTCGCGCTCTTCTCTCTTATTCTGACGTGGCTCATATGCATGTTGAAGTCCCGACCTGAGACAGACACCAACAGTTTCACCATGATGTAA